One window from the genome of Acuticoccus sp. I52.16.1 encodes:
- a CDS encoding sigma factor produces the protein MQYPVSPDDLHTLIREADAAARRLHRKLRLPAADLDDLRQDLLTDLIARMPGFDPERGSLGAFAGLVMRNRSVRIAEMVARQRRLAAGGPMSLDAPAVDADRASLGDELSEADGLAAWHGQRIDHFDQVDGRLDVERAIAGIAMRDRPLCAALADRSVDRLANAGFGARTSLYRRVRELRMTFAAHGLRPGWDVFRAA, from the coding sequence ATGCAGTACCCGGTTTCCCCCGACGACCTACATACCCTGATCCGCGAAGCGGACGCAGCCGCGCGTCGGCTGCACCGCAAGCTGCGACTTCCGGCAGCCGATCTCGATGACCTCCGGCAGGACCTCCTCACCGACCTGATCGCCCGGATGCCGGGGTTTGACCCTGAGCGCGGCAGCCTCGGCGCGTTCGCCGGCTTGGTGATGCGCAACCGGTCGGTGCGGATCGCGGAGATGGTCGCTCGCCAGCGGCGCCTCGCCGCCGGTGGGCCGATGTCCCTCGACGCTCCGGCGGTCGACGCTGATCGCGCTTCCCTCGGCGATGAGCTCTCGGAGGCGGATGGGCTCGCCGCCTGGCACGGCCAGCGGATCGACCACTTCGATCAGGTCGACGGGCGACTCGACGTCGAACGCGCCATCGCCGGCATTGCCATGCGCGACCGTCCGCTCTGCGCGGCGCTCGCGGACCGGTCCGTCGATCGCCTGGCGAACGCCGGCTTCGGCGCCCGCACGTCCCTCTACCGCCGGGTCCGTGAGCTCCGGATGACGTTCGCCGCCCATGGCCTGCGGCCGGGGTGGGACGTTTTCCGAGCCGCGTGA
- a CDS encoding ATP-binding protein: protein MSLPIITADQRLAEPRGIKGCIFGKSGIGKTSLLWTLDPAETLFMDLEAGDLAIEGWPGDTIRPRTWTECRDFAVFIGGPNPALRDDQVYGPAHYDAVCEEFGDPAALDRYTTVFVDSITVAGRLCFQWCKGQPDAVSERTGKPDVRGAYGLHGREMIGWLTHLQHTRAKNVWFVGILDERLDDFNRKVFQPQIDGSKTGLELPGIVDEVITMAELKDAEDRPTRAFVCHTLNPWGFPAKDRSGRLDVSEEPHLGRLMDKIRAPAPPAPERLSYDRPITDANEGAPR, encoded by the coding sequence ATGAGTCTCCCGATCATCACCGCCGACCAGCGCCTCGCGGAGCCGCGCGGCATCAAGGGCTGCATCTTCGGCAAGTCCGGCATCGGCAAGACGAGCCTCTTGTGGACGCTCGACCCCGCCGAGACGCTGTTCATGGACCTCGAAGCGGGCGATCTCGCCATCGAGGGCTGGCCGGGCGACACCATCCGGCCGCGCACCTGGACTGAGTGCCGGGACTTCGCCGTCTTCATCGGCGGCCCGAACCCGGCGCTGCGAGACGACCAGGTCTACGGCCCGGCGCACTACGATGCTGTCTGCGAGGAGTTCGGCGATCCCGCCGCGCTCGACCGCTACACGACGGTGTTCGTCGACTCGATCACCGTTGCCGGCCGGCTCTGCTTCCAGTGGTGCAAGGGCCAGCCGGACGCGGTCTCCGAGCGGACCGGCAAGCCGGACGTGCGCGGTGCCTACGGCCTTCACGGCCGCGAGATGATCGGCTGGCTCACGCACCTCCAGCACACGCGGGCGAAGAATGTCTGGTTCGTCGGGATCCTCGACGAGCGGCTCGACGACTTCAACCGCAAGGTCTTCCAGCCGCAGATCGACGGCTCGAAGACCGGGCTCGAGCTCCCCGGCATCGTCGACGAGGTCATCACGATGGCCGAGCTGAAGGATGCCGAGGACCGGCCGACCCGCGCCTTCGTCTGCCACACGCTCAACCCATGGGGCTTCCCTGCGAAGGATCGCTCCGGCCGCCTCGACGTCAGCGAGGAACCGCACCTCGGCCGGCTCATGGACAAGATCCGCGCGCCGGCACCGCCCGCGCCCGAACGCCTCTCCTACGACCGCCCCATCACCGACGCCAACGAAGGAGCTCCCCGATGA
- a CDS encoding DUF2924 domain-containing protein produces MNQTDSIPARLAALKTTPTPELKKQWRELFESEPPAFNRRYLESRLAYRIQELAYGGLKPETVKRLERLGEELDGGDRAKSRKRADHSDKPITGTRLLREWKGVEHVVTVLVDGYEWQGRPYKSLSAIARAITGTRWNGRVFFGLKNQRRSA; encoded by the coding sequence ATGAACCAGACCGACAGCATCCCGGCCCGCCTTGCCGCGCTGAAGACGACGCCGACACCCGAGTTGAAGAAACAGTGGCGTGAACTTTTTGAGAGCGAGCCGCCGGCCTTCAATCGCCGCTACCTCGAGAGCCGGCTGGCGTACCGCATCCAGGAGTTGGCCTATGGCGGCCTGAAGCCGGAGACGGTCAAGCGCTTAGAGCGACTTGGCGAGGAGCTCGATGGAGGGGACCGCGCGAAGAGCCGCAAGCGGGCCGACCACAGCGACAAGCCGATCACCGGGACGCGCCTGCTGCGGGAGTGGAAGGGCGTGGAGCATGTCGTGACCGTACTCGTCGACGGCTACGAGTGGCAGGGGCGGCCGTACAAATCGCTGTCGGCGATTGCCCGGGCGATCACCGGCACGCGGTGGAATGGCCGCGTCTTCTTCGGCCTTAAGAACCAACGGCGGTCGGCATGA